A single window of Macaca mulatta isolate MMU2019108-1 chromosome 9, T2T-MMU8v2.0, whole genome shotgun sequence DNA harbors:
- the MARVELD1 gene encoding MARVEL domain-containing protein 1: protein MLPPPPRQPPPQARAARGAVRLQRPFLRSPLGVLRLLQLLAGAAFWITIATSKYQGPVHFALFVSVLFWLLTLGLYFLTLLGKHELVPVLGSRWLVVNVAHDVLAAALYGAATGIMSDQMQRHSYCNLKDYPLPCAYHAFLAAAVCGGVCHGLYLLSALYGCGRRCQGKQEVA, encoded by the coding sequence ATGCTCCCGCCGCCACCGCGCCAGCCGCCGCCCCAGGCGCGTGCGGCCCGCGGCGCGGTGCGCCTGCAGCGGCCCTTCCTGCGCAGCCCGCTGGGCGTGTTGcggctgctgcagctgctggccgGCGCCGCCTTCTGGATCACTATCGCCACCAGCAAGTACCAGGGCCCCGTGCACTTCGCGCTCTTCGTGTCGGTGCTCTTCTGGCTGCTTACTCTGGGCCTCTACTTCCTCACGCTGCTGGGCAAGCACGAGCTGGTCCCCGTTCTGGGCTCGCGCTGGCTCGTGGTCAACGTGGCGCACGATGTGCTGGCGGCCGCGCTCTACGGCGCCGCGACCGGCATTATGAGTGACCAGATGCAGCGCCACAGCTACTGCAACCTCAAGGATTACCCGCTGCCCTGCGCCTACCACGCCTTCCTGGCGGCCGCCGTCTGCGGCGGCGTCTGCCACGGCCTCTACCTGCTGTCGGCGCTCTACGGCTGCGGGCGTCGCTGCCAGGGCAAGCAGGAGGTGGCGTGA